The Solirubrobacter pauli sequence CCCCGAGAACCTCGAGTGGTACATCGAGCGCCAGTACGGCGACTACGGGACGCTCTCCAACGGGGTGTACCGGACCGACTACTCGATCCCGCGCCTGCTCGTGTCGTGGGCGCTCGAGTTCGGCCTGCGGATCGTCGGCCCGGCCGAGCTGGTCGAGGACGCCCGTGGGCGCGTGGACAAGCTGATCGAGGACCATCGCGGCGAGGCACCCGCCGTCGTGCCGACGCGCGCGCCTGCCGTGCCCGTGCCGGTGGAGTCCAATGGCCGCTCGCGTGGCGGCGACGCCGCGATCCGTCCCGAGCGCTTCGCCCGGCTGGTGACGCTCGCCACCGTGCTGATCGCCGCCGGCAAGGCGGGCGAGACCCTGCTGGTCAACGACGTCTGCGAGCAGCTCCAGCTGTCCCCGACCGAGCTGCGCGAGGACATCGCGGTGCTCAACGTTGTCAACTTCGGCGGCGGCGCGTACGTGATCTACGCCGAGGTCAAGCCCACGGGCGAGATCGAGGTCGACCCCGAGCCCTACTCGGACACGTTCGACCGGCCCGCGCGGCTGCTGCCGATCGAGGCCAAGGCCCTGGTCGCCGCGATCGACCTGATCGGGCTGGCGCAGGCCGACCTGCGCTCGGCGCGCGAGAAGGTCGTCGACGCGCTCGGCTTCGACCCCGTCGAGGAAGGCCTGCACATCGTCTCGCCCAAGGTCGACGACGACATCATGCACCGCGCCGAGATCGCCATCCAGGAGCACCGGCTGCTCGAGCTCGAGTACTGGACGCAGTCCCAGGACCGCTACTCCGAGCGCGTGGTCGAGCCCTACGGCCGGATCAACTCGCGCGAGGGCTGGTACATCGCCGCCTGGGACCGCTCGCGCGAGCGGCTGATCCACTTCCGGCTGGACCGCATCAAGCGTGCCCGCGTGCTGGACGAGACGTTCGTGCCCAGCGCCGACCTCGACGTGGCGGCCGACATCGGCGGCTGGCCCCGGACCGGCCGGATCGGCGGCTCCCGCTCCGCGCGCGTGCTGGTCGGCGCCGAGCAGGCGCGCTGGGCGCGTGAGCAGCGGCCCGTGCTGACCGAGGTCGAAGGCGGCGCGGTCGTGGTCGAGATCACCTTCAAGGGCCTCGACTTCCTCGTCCGCGAGGTGTTGAAGGAAGCCGGTGACGCCGTCGTGCTCGAACCCGCCGACGCGCGCGAAGCGGTCCTCGAGGCCGCCGAGAAGCTGGTCGCCCGCACGACATGAACCAGCGCGCGGCGATCGCGATGTCCTCGCAGGAGGTGCTCGCGTTCCTCGCCGAAGCGCGCGTGGTGACCGTGGCGACGCTGGGCCGCGACGGCTGGCCGCACCTGATGCCGCTGTGGTTCGTCGTCCGCGACGGCGAGATCTGGGCGTGGACCTACGGCAAGTCCCAGAAGGTCGTCAACGTCGAGCGTGACCCGCGCTGCACGCTGCAGGTCGAGGCGGGGGAGTCCTACGACCAGCTGCGCGGCGTGATGATCAAGGCGCGCGCGGTCGTGCACCGGGACCCGTCGTTGGTCGCGGAGATCGGGACCGCGCTGTCGGGCCGGTACGGCGACGGCTCGCCGGTCGACGCGCGCGTGGCGGCGAAGCGCGTCGCGCTGCAGTTCGAGGTGGTGGCGGTCAGCTCGTTCGATCACCGCAAGCTCTACGGCTCCGGGTAAACACACCCGCGGCCGCCGCGTCAAGCAACTCGCGCTTCGCGGCGAGCCGCTTGACCCGTCGGGGCGGGCGCGTTTACGGGCGGGTGAGCCGGGTTCCCCGGACTGTGGAACGCGTGCGCGTTCCCCCGTTCGCATGGCGAGGGCCGGTTTCGCGGGGGGGTGGGCCGGCTCGCTTTCGATTAGCGAAAGTTCCCCGGCCCACCCCCCCCTCGCCGCGGCCGGTCCCTCGTGCTCGGGCGTGGTGGACGCCGGGGCGTTCACTCAGTGAGGGGAACCCTCCTCACCTGTCTACATCACGCCGGCGCGCGGCGGGTCAAGCGGCTCGCCCGCGCAGCGTCCGGGGTGCTTGACGCGACGCCCGACGGTGTGATCAGCCGTTGCCGTTGCCGTTGTCCCTAGCGGCCGCGGATCGTCGCCAGCGCCCCGTCGAGGTGCTGACGCAGCACACGCTCGGCGAGCTCGCGGTCACCCGCCGCGAGGGCGTCGGCCAGCTCGCCGTGCTCGCGGATCGAGCGGTCGCGGATCTCGGCGCGGCGGGCGGTCGCGTGGGCCATGCGGCGCTGGCGGTCCCGGAGTGAGTCGTAGAGGGCGAGCAGGATCTCGTTGCCGGTGCCGGCGACCAGCGCGCGATGGAACTCGCGGTCGGCCTCGACGAAGGCCTTGCCCTCCAGGCCCGGTTGCTGCTGGACGGAGGCGGCGAGGGCGGCGGGGACGTCGCCCGGGCGCTCGATGACGCGTTCGATCGCGTAGCGCTCGATCACCCAGCGGGTCTCCATCACCGCCTCGGTCTCGGAGGCGGAGACGGGCACGACGAGCGCGCCGCGCTTGGGGTAGAGGCGGAGCAGTCCCTCGGCCTCGAGCTGGCCGAAGGCCGCGCGCACGGGCGTGCGGCTCATCTCGAGCGCCTCGGCGATCTCGCCCTCGCTGATCAGCTCACCGCCCGGGAGCGAGCCGTCGAGGATGCGGTCCTTGACGTGTCGGTAGGCGCGCTCGGAAGCGGACATGCGCGGACTCTACGCATACGCGTTGTGTACGTGATGCATACATGTTGGATACTATGCGTGTACATGACCGCGGCATGGCGTATGTGGGGATTGGCGGCGGCGTTCTACCTCGTCGCGATCTTCCACCGGATGAGCCTCGGGGTCGCGTCGATCGACGCGGCGGAACGGTTCGGCGTCACGACCGGCACGATCGCCGTGCTCTCGACGGTCCAGCTCGGCATGTACCTCGTGATGCAGATACCGGCGGGCCTGCTGGCCGACCGGATCGGCCCGCGGCGGTCGCTGACGCTCGGCCTGATGGCGATGGGCGCGGGCGAGCTGCTGTTCGCGGTGAGCCCGTCGATCGAGCTGGCGCTCGTCGGCCGCGCGCTCGTCGGCATCGGTGACGCTTGCATGTTCCTCAACGTCTTGCGGGTCGCCGCGCACTGGTTGCCCGAGCGCCACTACGCGCTGGCGGCCGCCCTCACCGCGGCGTGCGGCGCGTTCGGCCAGCTGCTCTCGACCGCGCCGCTGTCGGCGGCGCTGGCCGGCGTCGGCTGGACCCCGACCTTCGCCGCGAGCGGCATCCTCACGGCGGTGCTGGCGATCCTCGCGGTCCGCCGCGTGCAGGATCGCCCGGACGGCGCGCAGAGCGCCCGGGCCGCGAGCGCGCCGATCATGCCCGCGCTGCGGCGCGCCTGGCGCTCACCCGGCACGCGGCACGGGCTGTGGGTGCACTTCGCGCTCAACGCGCCGTTCGTGACGCTCACCGGCCTCTGGGCGTACCCGTACCTCGTCGACGGGCAGGGCCTGACGCCCGCGACCGCGGCGACGCTGCTCGCCGGCGCGGTGATCGTGTTCGGCGTCTCAGCGCCGGTGATGGGCTACGTGGCCGGCCGCCTTCCGCACCTGCGGGGCACGCTCGCCAGCGGGATCGCGCTCACCACCGCCACCGGGTTGGCGCTGCTGCTCGGCTGGCCGGGTGGGCATCCGCCGCTCGCGCTGATCGCCGGCGTGCTCGGCGTCGCGGCGTTCGGGGGCGCGTCCAGCATGCTCGCGTTCGACCTCGCGCGCGCGGGCGGCGGGAGCGCTTCGAGCATGGTCAACATCGGCGGATTCGGCGCCGCGATCGTCGGCCAGGCGGCGATCGGGCTGCTCGTCTCGGTGCATCTGGACTACCGGCTCGCGCTCACCCCGCTGTTGGCCCTGGCCGCATGGGGAGCCGTGCAAACGGCCCGGCACGCTAGCCTCCTGCCGCCATGGAGCAGCTCAAGGGCCTGATCCTCTCGGGCGGCAAAGGCACGCGCCTGCGCCCGATCACCTACACATCGGCGAAGCAGCTGGTGCCGGTCGCGAACAAGCCGGTGCTGTTCTACGGCATCGAGGCGATGGCCAAGGCGGGCATCCGCGAGGTCGGCATCATCATCGCGCCGGAGACGGGTGACGAGATCCGCGAGGTGGCCGGCGACGGCTCGCAGTTCGGCGTCGAGATCACCTACATCCCGCAGTCCGAGCCGCTCGGGCTCGCGCACGCGGTGCTGACCGCCGAGCCGTTCCTGGGCAACGACCCGTTCGTCATGTACCTCGGCGACAACCTCCTGCAGGGCGGGATCGAGGACCTGGTCGAGGCCTTCCGCTCCAACCAGCCGGAAGCGCTGATCCTGCTGACGAAGGTGCCGGACCCGCAGAACTTCGGCGTCGCGGAGCTCGCGGCCGACGGCAGCGTCACGCGCCTGGTCGAGAAGCCGAAGGAGCCGGCCACGGACCTCGCGCTCGTCGGCGTCTACATGTTCACGCCGCGCATCCACGAGGCCGCGAAGTCGATCCAGCCGTCCGCCCGCGGCGAGCTCGAGATCACCGACGCCATCCAGTGGCTCGTCGACGCGGGCGCGCCGGTGGAGTCGCACGTCGTCCGCGGCTGGTGGAAGGACACCGGCCGCCTCGCCGACATGCTCGAGGCCAACCGGCTGATCCTCGAGACCGTCGAGCAGAAGGTCGACGGCGAGCTGCTCGACTCGCAGATCGAGGGCCGCGTCATCGTCGAGCCGGGCGCCGTGCTCGAGCGCAGCACCGTCCGCGGCCCCGCGATCATCGGCGCGGGCGCGCACCTCGTCGACGCGTACATCGGCCCGTACACGGCGGTCGGCCGCCACTGCACGATCGACTCGTCCGAGGTCGAGCACTCGATCCTGCTCGAGAACTCCGAGGTCCGCGGGCTCGACGGCCGCATGGAGTCCAGCCTGCTGGGCCGCGACGTCAAGATCGTCCGCGGCCAGAGCCAGCCGCGCGCCTACCGCTTCATGGTCGGCGACTCGAGCGAGATCGGCATCCTGTAGGGCTCACCGAACCCTCAGGCCGCGCGGGAGGCGAACCACGCGCCGCCACCGAGAGCTCGGTCGTATCCCGACCAGGCCGAGCCCTCGGGCAGTTCCTTCTCGAGCCGGTCGAACGACCCGAGCCGCCCGCCGAGGTTGTCGATCATGTGCACGAGCGTCGCCTCGCGCGTGCACGGCACGACCGGCGAGCCGTGCTCGAGCTGGCCGTGGTGGCTGAGGATGATGTGCAGCACCGCGACCGCGAGCTCCGAGGGGAACTCGGGCAGGTCCTCGATGTGCCGGCGCACGCGGTAGTAGCCGAGCGGGATCTCGCCCTGGAGCTTGCCGAGGTCCGTCATGTCGATCGCGAGCGGGTCCGACGTGTAGGCGTCCAGCTTGCCGATGTCGTGCAGCAGCGCGCCGGTCACCGCGACGTCGCGGTCCACGCCGCCGAACGTGGCGGAGATGGCGCTCACGCCCTGCGCGACCGTCAGCGAGTGCTCGAGCAGCCCGTGCCGGTAGGCCTGGTGGAAGCGCTTGGCGGCGGGCGCCTCGCGGAACTGCTCCCACGTCTCGGTGCCGACGCCGAACACCCGGTCCAGCAGCCCGCGCAGGTGCCGGCACTGGATCGTCTCGATCAGCGCGCGCAGGTCGGCCTCCATCCGGTCCACGGGGATCCGCGGGCCGTCCAGCAGGTCGTCCAGGTCGTACTCGCCCGGGACCGCGTCACGCACTTCGCGCACCGCCAGCCGACCGCGGGGCTCGACCGTGCCGGACACGCGCACGCACGTGCCCGCGGCGATCTCGCACGGCGCGCACTCCAGCGTGCCGGTGCGGTCGCCCAAGATCACGCGTCGCGCATCGCTCGCCCGGACCATCAGGACCTGGTCGATCTCCTGCCCGGGGGTGAGGTCGCGGACGCGCACTGGAAGCGGAACCCTAGGCCTCGCGTCGGACGAATAATCTGCGGCCCATTCCCGCGCGCACCGCGCTCGTCGCCGGCGGGGCCGGCGGCCTCGGCCGGTCGGTGGTCGCCGCGCTCGTCGCCGACCTCACCGACCCGGACGACGTCGCCCGTGCCCCGCGCGCCGCGCCCGAGCCGCTGAAGGCCGTCGTCGACCTCGTTGTGCGACGACGCCTCCGCCGCGATCAACGGAGCAGCTGTCCCTGTGTGATCGCGTCGCGGTACATCGGCGCGACGGTCCCGCCGTAGAACGCGGTCGCCTTGCGGCCGAGCGCGTTCATGTCGCGCCGGTTGGAGACGGCGCTGAACGCGATCGCGAAGCCCGGGATGAGCTTGCCGGCGACCTTCTTCGCCCCGCTCTTGCCGACCATCTTCAGGAGCTTGGCGGCGAGCGCCTCGTCGCGCTGGAACTTGGAGCCGACGTAGTGCTCGGCGACGGTCCGGCCGACGCCGTCGAGCGCCGCCCGCGCGCCCGCGGGGTCCGTGTACAGCCCCGTCAGCGCGAGCAGCTCGGCGGGCCGCATCGGGTCACGCGGGTCCCAGCCGTAGCCGGCCGCGACGTAGAACACCATCCGCGACTGCAGCCACGCGAGCGCGACCAGGTCCGGCACGAGCGTGATCATCCCGCCGACGCCGGCCGCGGCGCCCTCCGCGCTGGCCAGGTTGACGTGGCGTTTGCGCGCCATCTCTCCCAGCTCCACGGGGTGCTTGCCGAGGACGTTGCGCTGGCGCTGCGCCCACGCCGCGGCGGACGGGCCGAACTGGTCGGCGGCGGCCAGGGCCAGGTGCTCGGGCGCACGCACGGGGTCCGAGCGCAGACGCTCGAGGAGCGAGGCGGGCGGGGCGGTCGGCTCGTCCGCGGCGCTCATTTCGTCCAACGTAGCGGGCTCGGCTTGACAGCGTGTCACTGACTGCCGATGAGCGGGTATGCCTCTGGACATGCCCACCGTCTTCGAGCATCGCGTCGAGTTCGCCGGTCACGCCACGCGCGCGCTCGAGGTCGCCGGTGAAGGCCCGGGCATCGTCCTGCTGCACGGCTGGAGTCACTCCGCGGACACCTGGCGCCCGCTCCTGGTCGAGCTCGCCGCGCGCGAGCGGCGCGCGATCGCCGTCGACCTGCCCGGCTTCGGCGCGGCCCCACCGCTGGGCCCCGGCGCCGTCCTGCCCCAGTTGGACGTGTTCGCGGCGGAGCTCGTGAACGCCTGGGCGGGCGGCGAGCCGGTCGTGATCGCGGGCGCCTCGCTGGGCGGCTGCCTCGCCCTGCGCCTGGCCGAGAACCCTGGCGACCTCAAGCTGGCCGGCGTCGTCCCGGTCGCACCCGACGGCCTCGAGATGCCGTCGTGGTTCGACCCGATCGAGGAGGACCCGATCGTCCGCCGGCTGCTCTCGATGCCGGTCCCGGTTCCCGGCGAGCTGATCCGTCGCGGCAAGAAGGGCGCGCACCGGCGACTGGCGTTCAGCGACGCGCAGCGCGCCGTGGTCGACGCGTTCGGCGTCGACGGCGACACCCGCGCGGACGTCGCGGCGCTGCTGGAGTCCGGTCGCAAGCTGGCTCCGGAGCTGGCCCACGCGCCGTTCGACCTCGTCGGCATCCGCTGTCCGGTGATGCTGGTCTGGGGCGCCTACGACCGCATGCTTCCGCACACGGACGCGCGCATGGCGCTCGACTCGCTGCCCACCACGCAGGTGGAGCTGATCGAAGGTTGTGGGCATCAGCCGCAGCTGGAGGCCACCGGTCGGCTGGTGGAGCTGCTCCTGCCGTTTGGCAGATAGATTGCAACACTCAGCATCCGGCTAGGCTTTTCGCCATGCGTCGGACCTTGCTGCTGCTGACTTCCGCCTCGTTCCTGCTCGCTGCGCCGTCGGCACACGCAGCCGATCCAGTGATCGCGCCGGGCGTCGCCGCCGGCGGCATCGACGTCTCCGGCCTCACGCTGACCGACGCCACGAACAAGATCGCCTTCCTGGCCAAGCAGGGCATGAACAGCCCGCTGTCCACGCGCGTGGCCGGCCGTCGCTTCCTCGTGCGCACGAAGGAGCTCGGCTTCAGCTTCAGCGCCTCCAAGTCGGCTCGCCGCGCCTACAACGCGGGCAAGGCGCCGCACACCGGCCCGGTCAACGTGCCGCTCTACGTCACGTTCAAGAAGGCCAAGGTCGAGGCGTACGCCGACAAGGTCGCCTCGGGCGTCTACGTCGCCCCGCGTGACGCGCGCGTGGACATCAAGCTGACCAAGATCGCCAAGGTCGCGCACCGCGACGGCCGCTCGATCGACAAGGCCGCGCTGATCGAGCTCGTCTCCAACACGCTGGGCGACCCGGCCGCGGTCCGCAAGCTGCAGATCGAGCCGGTCGCCGTCAAGCCGAAGATCACGACGGGCAGCCTGGGCAAGGCTTACAACACGATCGTCACGATCGACCGCGGCAACTTCAAGCTCCGCCTCTTCAAGAACCTCAAGCTCTCGAAGACGTACGGCGTGGCGGTCGGCGCGCCAGGTTACGCCACGCCGACGGGCCGCTACACGATCCAGAACAAGGCCGTGAACCCGGCCTGGACGGCGCCCGACTCCCCGTGGGCCGGCGCGTACCGCAACGAGGTCGTCCCCGGCGGCTCGTCCGAGAACCCGCTGAAGGCCCGCTGGATGGGCATCGTCAACGGCGTGGGCATCCACGGCACGGGCGCCCCCGGCTCGATCGGGTCGCGCGCCTCGCACGGCTGCATCCGGATGACGGTCCCGGACGTCGTCGACCTGTATCCGCGCGTGCCCGTCGGCACGCCGGTCCTGATCGGAAACTGACACACATGGCTCCTGCGGCCGGATAGGGTCGCGCAAGCATGCAGGAACTGCAGACGGAGGTTGATCGCCTCGCCGACATGGCGAAGGCCGAGGGCCGGCTCGGGCTGGACACGGAGTTCATGCCCGAGGGGCGGTACCGGCCGCTGCTCTGCCTTGTGCAGATCGTGGTCGGTGAGCACGTCGAGGTGCTCGACCCGTTGACGGCGACGTTCGACCCGACGCCCCTCGCGGAGGTGCTCGCCGATCCGGCGATCGAGATCGTGCTGCACGCGGGTCGCCAGGACGTGGCGATCCTGCGACGCGAGTGGAAGACGACGTTCACGAACGTCTTCGACACGCAGGTCGCGGCGGGCTTCGCGGGCTTCAGCGCGCAGGCCGGCTACAACGGCCTGCTCCACGACGTGCTGCGCATCCGCCTGCCCAAGACGGCGAGCTTC is a genomic window containing:
- a CDS encoding GntR family transcriptional regulator, whose amino-acid sequence is MSASERAYRHVKDRILDGSLPGGELISEGEIAEALEMSRTPVRAAFGQLEAEGLLRLYPKRGALVVPVSASETEAVMETRWVIERYAIERVIERPGDVPAALAASVQQQPGLEGKAFVEADREFHRALVAGTGNEILLALYDSLRDRQRRMAHATARRAEIRDRSIREHGELADALAAGDRELAERVLRQHLDGALATIRGR
- a CDS encoding pyridoxamine 5'-phosphate oxidase family protein; the protein is MNQRAAIAMSSQEVLAFLAEARVVTVATLGRDGWPHLMPLWFVVRDGEIWAWTYGKSQKVVNVERDPRCTLQVEAGESYDQLRGVMIKARAVVHRDPSLVAEIGTALSGRYGDGSPVDARVAAKRVALQFEVVAVSSFDHRKLYGSG
- a CDS encoding helix-turn-helix transcriptional regulator — protein: MAKDTEKLIRQLSLISYLMAERRPVTATEIRRDVEGYSDMTEDAFARRFYADRAELDALGIHLSVDKPADGFSEQENYSLAPEAFHLPPIAFTDAERAALQAALTLLDGEFAYAEPLRLALQQITWGRPSPLGSDSRQTIGLGITASAGGGETSARLAKIDTAIYRRKRIEFEYHTMGRDATEQRKVDPYHLLFEGGQFYLVGYSHERKAVREFRLSRIRGKVAYATKAEHDFQRPEDFDPRVYANRIPWQLGDPVGNAEIEIPENLEWYIERQYGDYGTLSNGVYRTDYSIPRLLVSWALEFGLRIVGPAELVEDARGRVDKLIEDHRGEAPAVVPTRAPAVPVPVESNGRSRGGDAAIRPERFARLVTLATVLIAAGKAGETLLVNDVCEQLQLSPTELREDIAVLNVVNFGGGAYVIYAEVKPTGEIEVDPEPYSDTFDRPARLLPIEAKALVAAIDLIGLAQADLRSAREKVVDALGFDPVEEGLHIVSPKVDDDIMHRAEIAIQEHRLLELEYWTQSQDRYSERVVEPYGRINSREGWYIAAWDRSRERLIHFRLDRIKRARVLDETFVPSADLDVAADIGGWPRTGRIGGSRSARVLVGAEQARWAREQRPVLTEVEGGAVVVEITFKGLDFLVREVLKEAGDAVVLEPADAREAVLEAAEKLVARTT
- a CDS encoding L,D-transpeptidase family protein; protein product: MRRTLLLLTSASFLLAAPSAHAADPVIAPGVAAGGIDVSGLTLTDATNKIAFLAKQGMNSPLSTRVAGRRFLVRTKELGFSFSASKSARRAYNAGKAPHTGPVNVPLYVTFKKAKVEAYADKVASGVYVAPRDARVDIKLTKIAKVAHRDGRSIDKAALIELVSNTLGDPAAVRKLQIEPVAVKPKITTGSLGKAYNTIVTIDRGNFKLRLFKNLKLSKTYGVAVGAPGYATPTGRYTIQNKAVNPAWTAPDSPWAGAYRNEVVPGGSSENPLKARWMGIVNGVGIHGTGAPGSIGSRASHGCIRMTVPDVVDLYPRVPVGTPVLIGN
- a CDS encoding alpha/beta fold hydrolase, coding for MPTVFEHRVEFAGHATRALEVAGEGPGIVLLHGWSHSADTWRPLLVELAARERRAIAVDLPGFGAAPPLGPGAVLPQLDVFAAELVNAWAGGEPVVIAGASLGGCLALRLAENPGDLKLAGVVPVAPDGLEMPSWFDPIEEDPIVRRLLSMPVPVPGELIRRGKKGAHRRLAFSDAQRAVVDAFGVDGDTRADVAALLESGRKLAPELAHAPFDLVGIRCPVMLVWGAYDRMLPHTDARMALDSLPTTQVELIEGCGHQPQLEATGRLVELLLPFGR
- a CDS encoding MFS transporter, coding for MTAAWRMWGLAAAFYLVAIFHRMSLGVASIDAAERFGVTTGTIAVLSTVQLGMYLVMQIPAGLLADRIGPRRSLTLGLMAMGAGELLFAVSPSIELALVGRALVGIGDACMFLNVLRVAAHWLPERHYALAAALTAACGAFGQLLSTAPLSAALAGVGWTPTFAASGILTAVLAILAVRRVQDRPDGAQSARAASAPIMPALRRAWRSPGTRHGLWVHFALNAPFVTLTGLWAYPYLVDGQGLTPATAATLLAGAVIVFGVSAPVMGYVAGRLPHLRGTLASGIALTTATGLALLLGWPGGHPPLALIAGVLGVAAFGGASSMLAFDLARAGGGSASSMVNIGGFGAAIVGQAAIGLLVSVHLDYRLALTPLLALAAWGAVQTARHASLLPPWSSSRA
- a CDS encoding 3'-5' exoribonuclease YhaM family protein, yielding MRVRDLTPGQEIDQVLMVRASDARRVILGDRTGTLECAPCEIAAGTCVRVSGTVEPRGRLAVREVRDAVPGEYDLDDLLDGPRIPVDRMEADLRALIETIQCRHLRGLLDRVFGVGTETWEQFREAPAAKRFHQAYRHGLLEHSLTVAQGVSAISATFGGVDRDVAVTGALLHDIGKLDAYTSDPLAIDMTDLGKLQGEIPLGYYRVRRHIEDLPEFPSELAVAVLHIILSHHGQLEHGSPVVPCTREATLVHMIDNLGGRLGSFDRLEKELPEGSAWSGYDRALGGGAWFASRAA
- a CDS encoding EcsC family protein, whose amino-acid sequence is MSAADEPTAPPASLLERLRSDPVRAPEHLALAAADQFGPSAAAWAQRQRNVLGKHPVELGEMARKRHVNLASAEGAAAGVGGMITLVPDLVALAWLQSRMVFYVAAGYGWDPRDPMRPAELLALTGLYTDPAGARAALDGVGRTVAEHYVGSKFQRDEALAAKLLKMVGKSGAKKVAGKLIPGFAIAFSAVSNRRDMNALGRKATAFYGGTVAPMYRDAITQGQLLR
- a CDS encoding glucose-1-phosphate thymidylyltransferase, coding for MEQLKGLILSGGKGTRLRPITYTSAKQLVPVANKPVLFYGIEAMAKAGIREVGIIIAPETGDEIREVAGDGSQFGVEITYIPQSEPLGLAHAVLTAEPFLGNDPFVMYLGDNLLQGGIEDLVEAFRSNQPEALILLTKVPDPQNFGVAELAADGSVTRLVEKPKEPATDLALVGVYMFTPRIHEAAKSIQPSARGELEITDAIQWLVDAGAPVESHVVRGWWKDTGRLADMLEANRLILETVEQKVDGELLDSQIEGRVIVEPGAVLERSTVRGPAIIGAGAHLVDAYIGPYTAVGRHCTIDSSEVEHSILLENSEVRGLDGRMESSLLGRDVKIVRGQSQPRAYRFMVGDSSEIGIL